From one Sulfurimonas sp. HSL-3221 genomic stretch:
- a CDS encoding zinc ribbon domain-containing protein YjdM, with protein MEQLPKCPQCGSEYTYEDGELYVCPECAHEWSKDAADAGAEDAFVVRDANGNILQDGDTVTVIKDLKVKGASSDIKVGTKVKNIKLNPNSDHNIDCKIPGVGAMGLKSEFVKKV; from the coding sequence ATGGAACAATTGCCCAAATGCCCCCAGTGCGGAAGCGAATACACATATGAGGATGGTGAGCTTTACGTCTGTCCGGAGTGCGCCCATGAATGGTCCAAAGATGCCGCGGACGCCGGTGCTGAGGATGCGTTTGTCGTGCGTGACGCCAACGGGAACATTCTGCAAGACGGCGATACCGTGACGGTCATCAAGGACCTGAAGGTCAAGGGCGCATCGTCCGATATCAAGGTCGGTACCAAGGTTAAAAATATCAAACTGAACCCTAACAGCGACCACAACATCGACTGTAAGATCCCCGGTGTCGGCGCGATGGGACTCAAGTCCGAATTCGTTAAAAAAGTCTGA
- a CDS encoding DUF2235 domain-containing protein → MAKNIVIFSDGTGQEGGKGNNTNIYKLFNMIEDRTPRQIAFYDPGLGTGIHRLTGNVGGFGISRNIQQCYRFLFEHYEAGDKIFLFGFSRGAATVRSLSGFLHYFGILPKSRPELIATAYDIYMIEDEGKRKEKAAAFLKDHHNMWTKVEFIGCYDTVAALGLPIKSLSVLLDGIPGFRHRFHNFRLSETITHAYQALAIDDERKTFHPVLWEKQVKEWQTVKQVWFSGMHTDVGGGYAEQDLSDIPLVWLTRQAINHGLLIYPKHTVDPHEDAQGKMHDSRGTWLTRLYRREQRHWDAATRGKPLVHASVLERHAKHPTAYHPWILEMDYDVEPWEQWPAKEK, encoded by the coding sequence ATGGCAAAAAATATCGTAATCTTCTCCGACGGGACCGGCCAGGAGGGCGGCAAAGGCAACAACACCAATATCTATAAACTCTTCAACATGATCGAGGACCGCACCCCGCGGCAGATCGCCTTTTACGATCCGGGGCTTGGCACGGGCATCCACCGGCTGACCGGGAACGTCGGCGGTTTCGGCATTTCCCGCAATATTCAGCAGTGTTACCGTTTTCTCTTTGAGCATTATGAAGCCGGGGACAAGATCTTCCTGTTCGGGTTCAGCCGCGGCGCGGCAACGGTGCGCAGCCTCTCGGGGTTCCTGCACTACTTCGGCATCCTGCCGAAATCCCGTCCCGAACTGATCGCCACTGCCTATGATATCTACATGATCGAGGATGAGGGCAAACGCAAGGAGAAAGCCGCCGCCTTTTTGAAAGACCATCACAATATGTGGACCAAGGTGGAGTTTATCGGCTGCTACGACACCGTCGCCGCACTCGGCCTTCCCATCAAGAGCCTCAGCGTCCTGCTCGACGGCATTCCGGGGTTCCGCCACCGTTTCCACAATTTCAGGCTCAGCGAAACCATCACGCACGCCTACCAAGCCCTGGCCATCGACGACGAACGCAAAACCTTCCACCCGGTGCTGTGGGAGAAGCAGGTCAAAGAGTGGCAGACCGTCAAACAGGTCTGGTTCAGCGGGATGCATACCGACGTCGGCGGCGGTTATGCGGAGCAGGACCTCTCCGACATCCCCCTGGTCTGGCTCACCCGGCAGGCGATCAACCACGGGCTTCTGATCTATCCGAAACACACGGTCGATCCCCATGAAGATGCCCAGGGGAAGATGCACGATTCGCGCGGGACATGGCTGACCCGTCTCTACCGCCGCGAGCAGCGCCATTGGGACGCGGCGACCCGCGGCAAACCCCTCGTCCACGCCAGCGTGCTCGAACGTCATGCAAAGCATCCGACGGCTTACCATCCTTGGATCCTGGAAATGGACTATGACGTCGAACCCTGGGAACAGTGGCCCGCCAAAGAAAAATAA
- a CDS encoding EAL domain-containing protein, whose translation MPIRTLQDKHYKGISELYRKSDGRVTGYYVTYRDEEGKPVKRRVTADDKDEALRKLVDIKDEVDRLKQEKAMSALPLTSEHQGKKHDATAARAVDVTHEVHSMHDCQKRISSYEGNAVVMLIDIVAFDDIRILYGYENAERMVAELETLVRATLGRFEEDAHFRTLGAAPFDFDLYHLYADRLCLFVKNDFSHRLLDFIAEKLHACVSEYAFHVIQGNSIHINVSIGASKADGAVSLMYAEKGLQEAKRLHNSYIFYDSGSAERNTHYSNKTYELLQENIEHKRVTPYLQGIFRNGELTKPEKFESLMRLVDRQGRVLSPAAFLEKSKEYRLYTQLMLQMIDKVFDVLAHYDIAVTLNLSYVDINNVLLRERLLERLAKEKRGGRLTVEILESDQIRDLEIVNEFIFRLKKSGVLIAIDDFGSGFSNYDNLLNLEIDYVKLDGSLISNIHDRKHRIILGNMVNICHELGIETVAEYISDRGVLRMAQSIGVDYFQGYHLHKPQQWDEALQTFGYREAAYAS comes from the coding sequence ATGCCGATTCGGACACTTCAGGACAAACACTACAAAGGGATCAGCGAACTCTACCGCAAATCCGACGGGAGGGTGACGGGTTACTACGTTACCTACCGCGACGAGGAAGGGAAGCCGGTCAAGCGAAGGGTCACCGCCGATGACAAGGACGAGGCACTTCGCAAACTGGTCGACATCAAAGATGAAGTTGACCGACTGAAACAGGAGAAGGCGATGAGCGCGCTCCCCCTAACCTCTGAACACCAGGGAAAGAAGCATGACGCGACGGCGGCACGGGCCGTGGACGTTACGCATGAAGTCCACTCTATGCATGATTGCCAGAAGCGGATCTCCTCGTATGAGGGCAACGCCGTTGTCATGCTGATCGACATTGTCGCTTTCGACGACATCCGTATCCTCTACGGATACGAGAACGCGGAACGGATGGTGGCGGAGCTTGAAACGCTGGTGCGCGCGACGCTGGGCCGGTTCGAAGAGGACGCCCACTTCCGTACCCTCGGTGCCGCGCCGTTCGATTTCGACCTCTACCATCTTTATGCCGACCGGCTCTGCCTCTTTGTCAAAAACGACTTTTCGCACCGCCTGCTGGATTTCATCGCCGAAAAACTCCACGCCTGTGTGTCGGAATACGCCTTTCATGTCATACAGGGGAACAGCATCCATATCAATGTCTCAATCGGTGCGAGCAAAGCCGACGGCGCCGTCAGCCTGATGTACGCGGAAAAAGGGCTGCAGGAGGCGAAGAGGCTGCACAACAGCTACATCTTTTATGATAGCGGCTCCGCCGAGCGCAATACCCATTATTCCAATAAAACCTATGAACTGCTTCAGGAAAACATCGAGCACAAAAGGGTGACGCCCTATCTGCAGGGGATCTTCCGCAACGGTGAACTGACGAAACCGGAGAAGTTTGAAAGCCTGATGCGGCTGGTAGACCGGCAGGGACGGGTGCTTTCGCCGGCGGCTTTCCTGGAGAAGTCCAAAGAGTACCGCCTCTATACCCAGCTGATGCTGCAGATGATCGACAAGGTGTTCGACGTGCTGGCGCACTACGACATCGCGGTGACGCTGAACCTCTCATATGTTGATATCAACAACGTGCTTTTACGGGAGCGTCTGCTGGAAAGGCTGGCGAAGGAGAAGCGCGGCGGCAGGCTGACGGTTGAAATTCTCGAGAGCGACCAGATTCGCGACCTGGAGATTGTCAACGAGTTCATATTCAGGCTGAAAAAAAGCGGTGTCTTGATCGCCATCGATGATTTCGGCAGCGGATTTTCGAACTATGACAACCTGCTGAACCTCGAAATCGATTACGTCAAGCTCGACGGATCGCTGATCTCGAATATCCATGACCGCAAACATCGCATTATCCTCGGCAACATGGTCAATATCTGCCATGAGCTTGGGATCGAGACCGTGGCGGAGTACATCAGCGACAGAGGGGTGCTGCGGATGGCGCAGAGCATCGGTGTCGACTATTTCCAGGGGTACCACCTTCATAAGCCGCAGCAGTGGGATGAGGCGCTGCAGACCTTTGGTTACAGGGAGGCCGCCTATGCATCATGA
- a CDS encoding DNA translocase FtsK, which yields MRQALFITVLAILVYAGISTIIADAAIIGTIGEIIAKANRALFGYVSFAYLFVLLYPLYTYYRNSEINVERTEKILAGILLFFSLLILQALVTEGALRGALGSGFVDFLEPYIGAFGLWVFWVMTVTIAAVILVDAEKFPSMPKPKLPFSFSKEDEEDDAEPSRETIPARTRAAVTERPGLFDDDPFDAPAYERMNMPLKSDDSVIRLVPKAQQASPFEDAEAEAEVAPKAAPTAKEGTILAKAEGVRQKKSALIVEELDENKKLLEQIEKGKSEKPKNFKLPSLDFFQKPPKQGNSIDERELDDKIRDLIEKLAQFKIDGDVIRTYAGPVVSTFEFKPAAHIKVSKIMNLQDDLAMALRAETIRIQAPIPGKDVVGIEIPNHTVETIYLREIFESKLFQEAKSPLTIALGKDIVGKPFITDLKKLPHLLIAGTTGSGKSVGINAMILSLLYKNSPDQLRLLMIDPKMLEFSIYNDIPHLLTPVITKAKQAIAALNNMVGEMERRYQLMSESRTKNIENYNEKMKREGGQPFPYIVVIIDELADLMMTSGKDVEYSIARLAQMARASGIHLIVATQRPSVDVVTGLIKANLPSRISYRVGQRVDSKIILDAQGAESLLGRGDMLFTPPGATGLIRLHAPWSTEEEIDHVVQFLKSQRAPQYDESFLAESGSSGSTGDEGMIEDMDELYEEAKEIVLADRKTSISYLQRKLQIGYNRAARIIEQMEQRGLLSPPNAKGNRDIIG from the coding sequence TTGCGGCAGGCACTTTTTATTACTGTTTTGGCCATTTTGGTATACGCGGGGATCTCGACGATCATCGCGGATGCGGCAATTATCGGGACGATCGGGGAGATTATCGCCAAGGCGAACCGGGCGCTGTTCGGCTATGTCTCTTTCGCCTACCTTTTTGTTCTGCTGTACCCGTTGTATACCTACTACAGAAACAGTGAGATCAATGTCGAGCGCACCGAGAAGATCCTGGCGGGTATCCTCCTCTTTTTCTCCCTGCTGATCCTGCAGGCGCTGGTGACGGAGGGGGCACTGCGCGGCGCTCTGGGTTCAGGGTTCGTTGATTTTCTTGAGCCCTATATCGGGGCGTTCGGACTCTGGGTCTTCTGGGTCATGACGGTCACGATAGCCGCCGTGATCCTGGTTGACGCCGAGAAGTTCCCCTCCATGCCCAAACCGAAACTCCCTTTTTCGTTCAGTAAAGAGGACGAGGAGGACGATGCGGAGCCGTCTCGGGAAACCATCCCGGCTAGAACGCGCGCCGCCGTGACGGAACGGCCGGGACTCTTTGACGATGACCCCTTCGATGCGCCCGCGTACGAGCGGATGAACATGCCCCTGAAGTCGGACGATTCGGTCATCAGACTGGTGCCGAAAGCACAGCAGGCGAGCCCGTTCGAGGATGCGGAAGCAGAGGCGGAGGTGGCGCCGAAAGCGGCGCCTACAGCGAAAGAGGGGACTATTCTTGCAAAGGCCGAAGGGGTACGCCAGAAAAAAAGCGCGCTGATCGTCGAGGAGCTCGATGAAAACAAGAAGCTGCTCGAGCAGATCGAAAAAGGGAAGTCGGAGAAGCCCAAGAACTTCAAGCTGCCCTCCCTCGACTTTTTTCAAAAGCCGCCGAAACAGGGCAACAGCATCGACGAGCGCGAGCTCGATGACAAGATCCGCGATCTGATCGAGAAACTGGCGCAGTTCAAGATCGACGGGGACGTTATCCGCACCTACGCGGGACCGGTCGTCTCGACTTTCGAATTCAAACCGGCCGCGCACATCAAGGTCTCGAAGATCATGAACCTTCAAGACGACCTTGCGATGGCCCTGCGCGCCGAGACGATCCGTATCCAGGCGCCTATCCCTGGCAAGGACGTTGTCGGGATCGAGATCCCGAACCATACCGTCGAGACGATCTACCTGCGCGAGATCTTCGAGAGCAAACTGTTCCAGGAAGCGAAGTCCCCCCTGACAATAGCCCTGGGCAAGGACATTGTCGGCAAGCCGTTTATCACGGACCTGAAAAAACTGCCCCACCTCCTCATCGCGGGAACGACGGGTTCGGGCAAATCGGTGGGGATCAACGCGATGATCCTCAGCCTGCTCTACAAGAACTCCCCCGACCAGTTGCGGCTGCTGATGATCGACCCGAAGATGCTGGAGTTCTCCATCTATAACGATATCCCGCACCTGCTCACCCCGGTGATCACGAAGGCCAAACAGGCGATCGCCGCGCTGAACAACATGGTCGGAGAGATGGAGCGCCGCTACCAGCTCATGAGCGAGTCGCGCACGAAAAACATCGAAAACTATAACGAGAAGATGAAGCGCGAAGGCGGACAGCCCTTCCCCTACATCGTCGTCATCATCGACGAGCTCGCCGACCTGATGATGACCTCGGGCAAGGATGTGGAGTACTCCATCGCCCGCCTGGCGCAGATGGCGCGGGCGTCGGGGATCCACCTGATCGTCGCGACCCAGCGCCCCTCCGTGGACGTTGTCACGGGACTGATCAAGGCGAACCTGCCTTCGCGTATCAGCTACCGCGTCGGCCAGCGTGTCGACAGCAAGATCATTCTCGACGCCCAGGGGGCGGAGTCGCTGCTGGGCCGGGGCGATATGCTCTTTACCCCTCCGGGGGCGACGGGACTGATCCGTCTGCATGCGCCGTGGAGTACCGAGGAGGAGATCGACCATGTCGTCCAGTTCCTCAAATCCCAGCGCGCACCGCAGTACGATGAATCCTTCCTCGCCGAGAGCGGCAGCAGTGGCAGTACTGGTGACGAAGGGATGATCGAGGATATGGATGAACTCTACGAGGAGGCGAAAGAGATCGTCCTCGCCGACCGCAAAACCTCCATCAGCTACCTGCAGCGCAAACTCCAGATCGGCTATAACCGTGCCGCGCGTATCATCGAACAGATGGAACAGCGGGGTCTGCTGTCACCTCCCAACGCAAAAGGAAACCGCGATATCATCGGATAA
- a CDS encoding EAL domain-containing protein yields MQTVFHIFILIFLTLNPLSAEPVINVTSSGKQYDLSDSVLLCMDHLNMLNVDMFLEGSSPAICNTVDKHQLPFGYVDDTIWLRSTLKNTSHTENAWIVDLENPLLDYVDLYVIENKKVIAHFSSGDKRPFASRPLSSLTFRFPITLLPDKTTTLVWKIHSQSAIDLPITINDPDALQDADQRRFLFYGIFYGILIILSLYNFIFFLIFRRAIYLYYVGFIVFYTMMQLSFDGFTPMLLFPDHPWLYNEGVPFFVNLTILSAILFGQRFLETELYTPKLHSVLNVIIMINLVPMIMSFFDIYYLTVKLTTLLAAITPVILLSAGFAIQKHNKRRARFYLGAWSLFFAGSTLLALHKFGLLPSTWFILHSQQFGVLLKIIVLSYALGDQLQSLLYIDQLTGIGNRHSLQRIFASSINYAKKDKLPFAVLSIDIDDFKNINDSMTHKVGDQLLMQLSGRLKAHLRRFDTILRMGQDEFLIILERIQSTESLTHIVDQLLVQIRKPFNLDNHIIHITASVGIALYPNDGDDYDTLMKNSDTALHKAKELGKNRFYFFNPVLDNMAIERLKLHNDLFEALDNNEFFLLFQPKISATDNSLAGVEVLLRWRHPKRGILTPDTFIGIAEQNGLILRITHWVLEESCKALKQWQRIGWDGIFAAVNVTAVDINDTYFIRDLLDLFSEYNLNPDLLELELTERIIVESSTDNIETIKSLCDAGIKIAIDDFGTGYSTFTYLQSFQVDTIKIDKSFIDEIEFNAKTAVIVKTMTELGHALGMKVVIEGVEKEGQVQLLKRMKCDIFQGYYFDKPMTAGALVAKYFVRDQIKKG; encoded by the coding sequence ATGCAAACGGTTTTTCATATTTTTATTCTGATTTTTCTCACTTTGAATCCCCTCTCCGCCGAACCTGTCATCAATGTCACTTCCAGCGGAAAACAGTATGATCTCTCCGACTCTGTTCTGCTCTGCATGGACCATCTGAATATGCTGAACGTCGACATGTTCCTGGAGGGCAGCAGCCCGGCGATATGCAACACCGTTGATAAGCATCAGCTCCCCTTCGGTTATGTCGACGACACCATCTGGCTCCGTTCGACACTGAAGAACACTTCCCACACCGAGAATGCATGGATCGTCGACCTCGAAAACCCTCTGCTCGATTATGTCGATCTCTACGTGATCGAAAACAAAAAAGTCATCGCCCATTTTTCCAGCGGGGACAAGCGCCCTTTCGCATCACGCCCCTTGTCGAGCCTGACGTTCCGTTTCCCGATCACTCTCCTTCCGGATAAGACCACGACACTGGTCTGGAAGATCCATTCCCAATCGGCGATCGATCTCCCCATCACCATTAACGACCCGGACGCCCTGCAGGATGCCGATCAGAGACGTTTCCTCTTTTACGGCATCTTTTACGGCATCCTCATTATTTTGTCGCTGTACAACTTTATTTTTTTCCTGATCTTCCGCAGAGCCATCTACCTCTATTATGTCGGCTTCATCGTCTTCTATACGATGATGCAGCTCTCTTTCGACGGCTTCACGCCTATGCTGCTTTTCCCCGATCACCCCTGGCTGTACAACGAAGGCGTTCCCTTCTTTGTCAATCTTACGATCCTGTCGGCCATCCTTTTCGGCCAGCGCTTTTTGGAAACGGAGCTCTATACGCCGAAACTGCACTCCGTCCTGAACGTCATCATCATGATCAACCTCGTCCCCATGATCATGAGTTTTTTCGACATCTACTACCTGACGGTCAAACTGACAACCCTCCTGGCGGCCATTACGCCCGTCATACTGCTCTCTGCCGGTTTTGCCATCCAGAAGCATAATAAAAGGCGGGCCCGTTTCTACCTCGGCGCCTGGAGTCTCTTTTTCGCCGGTTCCACACTGCTGGCACTGCATAAGTTCGGGCTGCTGCCGTCGACCTGGTTTATCCTGCACTCCCAGCAGTTCGGGGTACTGCTCAAAATCATCGTCCTCTCCTACGCCCTGGGCGACCAGCTGCAGTCGCTGCTCTACATCGACCAGCTAACGGGCATTGGAAACCGCCACTCCCTGCAGCGCATTTTCGCATCGTCCATAAACTATGCGAAAAAAGACAAACTCCCCTTTGCCGTCCTCTCCATCGACATCGATGACTTCAAGAACATCAACGACTCGATGACGCACAAGGTCGGCGACCAGCTGCTGATGCAGCTCAGTGGCCGTCTCAAAGCCCATCTCCGGCGTTTTGACACCATTTTGCGCATGGGGCAGGACGAGTTTCTCATCATCCTCGAACGGATCCAGTCGACGGAGAGCCTGACGCATATCGTCGACCAGCTTCTTGTCCAGATCCGCAAACCCTTTAACCTCGACAACCACATCATCCATATTACGGCCAGCGTGGGAATAGCGCTCTATCCCAATGACGGGGATGACTACGACACCCTGATGAAAAACAGCGACACGGCGCTGCACAAGGCAAAGGAGCTCGGCAAGAACCGATTCTATTTCTTCAACCCCGTCTTGGACAACATGGCCATCGAACGTCTGAAGCTCCACAACGATCTTTTCGAGGCCCTGGATAACAACGAGTTTTTCCTGCTGTTTCAGCCGAAGATCAGTGCCACAGACAACAGTCTCGCCGGCGTCGAAGTCCTGCTGCGGTGGCGTCACCCCAAACGGGGGATACTCACCCCCGATACCTTCATCGGCATTGCCGAACAGAACGGACTGATTCTGCGGATCACGCATTGGGTCCTTGAGGAGTCCTGCAAGGCGCTCAAACAGTGGCAGCGGATTGGATGGGACGGCATCTTTGCCGCCGTCAACGTCACGGCAGTCGATATCAACGACACCTACTTCATCCGGGACCTTCTGGACCTTTTCTCCGAGTACAATCTCAATCCAGACCTCCTCGAACTCGAATTGACAGAAAGGATCATCGTCGAAAGCTCTACCGATAACATCGAAACCATCAAGTCGCTATGCGATGCGGGCATCAAGATCGCCATCGACGACTTCGGGACGGGTTACTCCACCTTTACCTACCTCCAATCCTTCCAGGTCGATACTATTAAAATCGACAAGAGTTTTATCGACGAAATCGAATTCAACGCCAAAACAGCCGTGATCGTCAAGACCATGACCGAACTCGGGCATGCGCTGGGGATGAAAGTCGTGATCGAAGGCGTCGAGAAGGAAGGCCAGGTACAGCTGCTCAAGAGAATGAAATGCGATATTTTCCAGGGCTACTATTTTGACAAACCGATGACGGCGGGGGCATTGGTCGCCAAATACTTTGTGCGGGATCAAATCAAAAAGGGATGA
- the acnB gene encoding bifunctional aconitate hydratase 2/2-methylisocitrate dehydratase, giving the protein MAFMDEYKAHVAEREALGVPPLPLSAAQTADLIEMIKAGEGDMAENIDLLKNRVSPGVDDAAYVKAAFLNDVAQENVAVAAIAPDAAVEMLGMMLGGYNVKPIIDALSSSNAAVVDAAVKALSHTLLVYDAFNDVEELHKAGNAAATKVLESWANAEWFTSKADLPEKITVTVFKVPGETNTDDLSPASEAFTRSDIPLHANSMLTAKMDDPMGTIKALKEKGHPVAYVGDVVGTGSSRKSGINSVQWHMGEDIPGVPNKRTGGVVIGGIIAPIFFATSEDSGALPLEMDVTQMETGDVVDIYPFEGKAEKNGEVIATFGLRPNTITDEVRAGGRIPLIIGRGLTKKAREVLGMGEIDLFLKPEQPADTGKGYTLAQKMVGKACGLEGVRPGMYVEPVMTTVGSQDTTGPMTRDEIKELAALGFNADFVLQSFCHTAAYPKPSDIKMYHTLPDFISNRSGVALRPGDGVIHSWLNRMCLPDTVGTGADSHTRFPIGISFPGGSGIVAFAGVTGSMPLTMPESVLVRFKGELQPGVTLRDLVNAIPYAAIQRGELTVEKKGKKNIFAGRILEIEGLPDLKVEQAFELSDASAERSAAACTVHLNKEPVIEYIKSNIVLLQSMIDAGYQDARTLARRKEKMEEWLKNPELMEADKDAEYAAVYEIDLGEITEPILACPNDPDDVATLSEVLADANRPHNIDEVFVGSCMTNIGHYRALGEVLKGEGQVPARLWVVPPTRMDEQQLQEEGYYAMYGAAGARTEIPGCSLCMGNQARVADNAVVFSTSTRNFDNRMGKGAQVYLGSAELAAVCAMLGRLPTKEEYLEIVPKKIAGKEADIYKYLNFNLLEEFAL; this is encoded by the coding sequence ATGGCTTTTATGGACGAATATAAAGCGCATGTAGCAGAGCGTGAAGCTCTGGGCGTACCTCCACTTCCTCTGTCTGCGGCGCAGACCGCTGACCTGATCGAAATGATCAAGGCAGGCGAAGGCGATATGGCCGAAAATATCGATCTTCTGAAAAACCGTGTTTCTCCGGGCGTTGACGACGCTGCCTATGTCAAAGCGGCATTCCTCAATGATGTTGCACAGGAAAATGTAGCCGTTGCGGCAATCGCACCGGATGCGGCGGTCGAAATGCTCGGCATGATGCTGGGCGGCTACAACGTCAAGCCGATCATCGATGCCCTCTCATCTTCCAATGCCGCCGTCGTTGACGCGGCGGTCAAGGCACTGAGCCATACGCTGCTCGTTTATGACGCGTTTAACGATGTCGAAGAACTGCACAAGGCCGGCAATGCCGCCGCGACGAAGGTGCTTGAGTCTTGGGCGAACGCAGAGTGGTTCACGTCCAAAGCCGATCTGCCTGAAAAAATCACCGTGACTGTCTTCAAGGTCCCGGGTGAGACCAATACTGACGACCTCTCCCCGGCGTCCGAAGCCTTTACACGTTCCGATATCCCGTTGCACGCAAACTCCATGCTCACGGCAAAGATGGACGACCCGATGGGTACGATCAAAGCCCTCAAAGAGAAGGGCCACCCGGTTGCCTATGTCGGTGACGTCGTCGGTACGGGCTCTTCCCGTAAATCCGGTATCAACTCCGTACAGTGGCACATGGGTGAGGATATCCCGGGCGTTCCGAACAAGCGCACCGGCGGTGTCGTTATCGGCGGTATCATCGCACCGATCTTCTTCGCGACGTCCGAAGACTCAGGCGCGCTCCCGCTCGAGATGGACGTGACACAGATGGAAACCGGCGATGTCGTCGATATCTATCCGTTCGAAGGCAAAGCAGAGAAGAACGGCGAAGTGATCGCCACCTTCGGCCTGCGCCCGAACACGATCACGGACGAAGTCCGCGCCGGCGGCCGTATTCCGCTGATCATCGGCCGCGGTCTGACGAAGAAAGCGCGCGAGGTCCTCGGTATGGGCGAGATCGATCTCTTCCTGAAGCCGGAGCAGCCGGCCGATACGGGCAAAGGGTACACCCTGGCGCAGAAGATGGTCGGTAAAGCGTGCGGCCTCGAGGGCGTCCGCCCTGGCATGTACGTCGAACCGGTCATGACGACTGTCGGCTCCCAGGATACGACGGGACCGATGACGCGCGACGAGATCAAAGAGCTCGCGGCGCTGGGCTTCAACGCTGACTTTGTCCTGCAGTCTTTCTGTCACACTGCGGCTTATCCGAAGCCTTCGGACATCAAGATGTACCACACGCTTCCGGACTTCATCTCCAACCGTTCCGGTGTCGCGCTGCGCCCGGGCGACGGCGTTATCCACTCCTGGCTGAACCGCATGTGTCTGCCGGACACGGTCGGTACGGGTGCGGACTCGCACACCCGTTTCCCGATCGGTATCTCTTTCCCTGGCGGTTCGGGTATCGTTGCGTTCGCGGGCGTTACCGGCTCCATGCCGCTGACGATGCCGGAATCCGTACTGGTCCGCTTCAAGGGCGAACTGCAGCCGGGCGTTACGCTGCGTGACCTGGTCAACGCGATCCCGTATGCTGCCATCCAGAGAGGCGAGCTGACCGTCGAGAAAAAAGGGAAGAAGAACATCTTCGCAGGACGTATCCTCGAAATCGAAGGGCTTCCGGATCTCAAAGTCGAGCAGGCGTTCGAGCTTTCCGATGCTTCTGCAGAGCGTTCTGCGGCGGCCTGTACGGTTCACCTTAACAAAGAGCCGGTCATCGAGTACATCAAATCCAACATTGTGCTGCTCCAGAGCATGATCGATGCGGGTTACCAGGATGCACGTACCCTGGCGCGCCGCAAAGAGAAGATGGAAGAGTGGCTTAAAAATCCGGAACTGATGGAAGCGGACAAAGACGCCGAGTACGCAGCGGTTTACGAGATCGACCTGGGCGAGATCACGGAACCGATCCTTGCGTGTCCGAACGATCCGGACGACGTTGCTACCCTTTCCGAGGTGCTGGCTGACGCTAACCGTCCGCACAACATCGACGAGGTCTTCGTCGGTTCGTGTATGACCAACATCGGTCACTACCGCGCCCTGGGTGAAGTCCTCAAGGGCGAAGGCCAGGTTCCGGCGCGTCTGTGGGTTGTCCCGCCGACCCGTATGGATGAGCAGCAGCTCCAGGAAGAGGGCTACTACGCGATGTACGGTGCCGCCGGCGCGCGTACGGAGATCCCGGGCTGTTCCCTCTGTATGGGGAACCAGGCTCGTGTCGCTGACAACGCGGTCGTCTTCTCGACGTCCACGCGTAACTTCGACAACCGTATGGGTAAAGGTGCGCAGGTCTATCTCGGCTCTGCCGAACTGGCAGCCGTCTGTGCGATGCTCGGACGCCTCCCGACAAAAGAGGAGTACCTCGAGATCGTACCGAAGAAGATCGCCGGCAAAGAAGCCGACATCTACAAGTACCTCAACTTCAACCTGCTCGAAGAGTTCGCGCTCTAA